From the Carya illinoinensis cultivar Pawnee chromosome 4, C.illinoinensisPawnee_v1, whole genome shotgun sequence genome, one window contains:
- the LOC122306324 gene encoding uncharacterized protein LOC122306324 — MRWHVEGRVEDPTCMRHPSDSRVWKDFDNKHERFSEDPRNVRLGLASDGFNPFNNMSRPVLLVPYNLPPWACMKDPYTMLSLLIPGPKSPGNDIDVFLRPLLEELKELWVDGIRTYHAYSGQDFTLHAALLWTINDFPAYANLSGWSTKDHIWRRKKNVFNGYDEHQLQPSRVEGEELLEQLSQVSHFQFGKSSSKRKRTANHLNWTNKSIFFELPYWLSLGLRHNLDVMHIEKNICDNVLGTLLNIEGKTKDSANARRDLANLGIRKELHLQHDGRCVNASEGKISGMKSHDCHVFMQQLLPVVIETKYHREERNTNVPIDGPESGNAASLSIFSQKVRPLGTVYSHKLADTLMVKARWDHYNKMKEEDPHNIDRRHQSQFHAWFRARIREKRAVALTTISDELYALACGPEPMVASYAGCIMNGVRFHTKERERHCRTQNCGVVVHGEHQGSPCDFHGVLNDIIEIRYMGWRKVYLFQCTWYDVGDPRRGIRVRDHLTIVNTDRQWYKDEPLALVCQETQVFYLSDPILGGSWNVVQKVTSRNVYNIRTMAQVEEMLDDAESSGDDLDVDEGGGGGNLNNYPPSLAVDEAMPEPLIRVDEEHLVVAPTPISPRGPAQPVDDEATLDDIGSNDNSDNDTTHQPIGETDDDDGNVDMCCDFVTFKLKS, encoded by the exons ATGAGATGGCATGTAGAGGGCCGTGTTGAAGATCCTACATGCATGCGACATCCTTCAGATTCTAGGGTTTGGAAGGACTTTGATAACAAACATGAGAGGTTTTCTGAAGATCCGAGAAATGTTAGACTTGGTTTGGCAAGTGATGGGTTTAACCCATTCAATAACATGAGTAGGCCGGTACTTCTtgtgccttacaacttgccGCCTTGggcatgcatgaaagatccatacacTATGTTATCGTTGCTAATCCCTGGCCCAAAGTCACCAGGTAATGATATTGATGTGTTCTTGCGTCCTCTCCTTGAAGAGTTGAAGGAGTTATGGGTAGATGGTATTCGTACCTATCATGCATACAGCGGGCAAGACTTTACGTTGCATGCAGCTCTACTTTGGACTATCAATGACTTCCCCGCATATGCCAATCTTTCCGGTTGGAGCACGAAGG ATCACATTTGGAGACGCAAGAAAAATGTGTTTAATGGGTATGACGAGCACCAACTCCAACCATCAAGGGTCGAGGGAGAGGAATTGCTAGAACAATTAAGTCAGGTGTCACATTTTCAGTTTGGTAAATCTTCTTCGAAGAGGAAACGAACGGCCAATCATCTTAACTGGACCAACAAATCCATATTTTTTGAGCTTCCCTACTGGTTATCCTTGGGTTTGAGACATAACCTGGAcgtaatgcatattgaaaaaaacatATGCGATAATGTGTTGGGAACTTTGTTGAACATTGAAGGGAAAACTAAGGACTCTGCCAATGCGCGTAGGGATTTGGCAAATCTTGGAATAAGAAAAGAATTGCATTTACAACATGATG GCCGGTGTGTCAATGCTAGTGAGGGAAAGATCAGTGGAATGAAGAGCCATGACTGTCATGTCTTTATGCAACAACTATTGCCAGTTGTTATAG AAACTAAATATCATCGAGAGGAACGCAATACTAATGTACCCATTGATGGGCCTGAGTCAGGAAATGCTGCAAGTTTATCTATTTTCTCCCAAAAGGTTAGGCCATTGGGGACTGTGTACTCACATAAATTAGCCGACACACTAATGGTCAAGGCCCGATG GGATCACTATaacaagatgaaagaagagGACCCTCATAACATCGACCGTAGGCACCAAAGTCAATTTCACGCTTGGTTTAGAGCACGC ATTCGAGAGAAACGTGCAGTGGCTCTAACGACAATTTCTGATGAGTTATATGCATTAGCATGTGGACCAGAACCGATGGTCGCATCTTATGCAGGATGCATAATGAATGGTGTTCGATTTCATACTAAGGAGCGGGAAAGGCATTGCCGCACTCAGAACTGCGGGGTGGTGGTTCATGGAGAGCATCAGGGATCCCCTTGTGACTTTCATGGTGTTCTAAATGATATAATAGAAAtacgctacatgggttggcgcAAGGTTTATCTATTTCAATGCACTTGGTATGACGTTGGTGACCCGAGAAGGGGGATACGTGTCAGGGACCACTTAACCATAGTGAATACGGAtaggcaatggtataaagatgagcccTTAGCACTTGTGTGCCAAGAAACGCAAGTATTTTACTTGTCCGATCCGATCTTGGGAGGAAGTTGGAATGTCGTGCAAAAGGTTACAAGTAGGAATGTTTATAACATTCGCACAATGGCCCAAGTTGAGGAGATGCTGGATGATGCTGAGTCATCAGGGGATGACCTTGATGTCgatgaggggggggggggggggaatttgAACAACTATCCCCCTAGTCTTGCTGTCGATGAAGCCATGCCCGAACCACTTATCCGAGTCGATGAGGAGCATTTGGTCGTTGCTCCAACCCCCATCTCACCTCGTGGCCCGGCCCAACCAGTTGACGATGAAGCAACACTGGACGACATAGGTTCCAATGATAACTCTGATAACGACACCACCCATCAGCCAATTGGGGAgactgatgatgatgatggtaatGTAGATATGTGCTGTGATTTTGTAACCTTTAAGTTGAAAAGCTGA